ACAGATTGACGTGTTGTTTCCCGCAGAGTCTCGTAGGTACTCTTCAAATCCTCTATATCCTGAAGAACAGTCCGTCTTGATCTGTTCTCCAAATAACTTTCTTTGAGTCTCTCAAGAGACTGGATCACATGTTCGCTTCTTATCTGGTTTATGCCAAAACTAAACCTATTTTGCTCTCTAAATAGCTCCGCAAACCATTCTAAATCATTTACCAGAATTGGCGGAACAAAACTCAAGCCGCTTCCTACCACGCATCGAAAACCCGATGCTTCTACTTCTTCTGCATTTTCCTCAATGTCCTCCGCTCCATAAGTGCTACATAGCTTGTATACCATCCGGCCATTCACGCGCTCTCCAGAAAAGACCCAGATGGTTTGGCCTATTATCTTCTCAAGTTTGGCCTTAGGATGTCTGCTATAGTGTCCATACTCGGCAGCATCCACACCGGGGGTATATTCTCCCCATTCCTCAACTTTGTTATACGCTACGTAGTGCCTCATAACTGACCCATTTCTGGTATAAGCCGCCCAAGGAAAAGCTCAGCCGGAGCCGCGAAGCGGCGATCGGCTGTAGTGCCTTGTTGGGCAAATTTATGGCCCAAAGGAAACATT
This window of the Armatimonadota bacterium genome carries:
- a CDS encoding HNH endonuclease, whose product is MRHYVAYNKVEEWGEYTPGVDAAEYGHYSRHPKAKLEKIIGQTIWVFSGERVNGRMVYKLCSTYGAEDIEENAEEVEASGFRCVVGSGLSFVPPILVNDLEWFAELFREQNRFSFGINQIRSEHVIQSLERLKESYLENRSRRTVLQDIEDLKSTYETLRETTRQSVIESRIGQGLFRSSLIQYWQGCSVTGCKNLEILKASHIKPWRDSSNEERLDVFNGLLLIPNLDTCFDLGLISFDDSGQILVSSGLDETTREQLGIYPDLRLLRVDEKHKEFLRYHRDRVFQS